A window of Kribbella sp. NBC_00382 genomic DNA:
GATAGCCAACCCTCCGAGTGCCCCGACGGCACGGAACGTCAGGGTGACGTCCACGATCGTCGGTACGTCGAAGCGGACCCGAAAGCCGCCCTCCTGCAGTGGCTCGCCGGTCAGCTCGTGCACGGGAAGGTCCAGCTCGATGCCCGGCACCGGGTCCGCCTCGATCACCAGCTGACCGGTCACGAAGCCGGTGTTGACGATCGGGAACTCGATCGGGTGCCAGTCCCCCATGGCCAGGCTCGCCACCCGGTGGCCGGTCCGGGCGGCGTTCACCCGGGCCTCCGGATTGATCGTGACGGAGATCGGCGCCGTGGTGTCGACTGGCGCGCAGCAGCCGGCTGGTTCGCCGTGAGCCATCAGTCGACCTCGCATTCCTCGAGCCGGGCCAAGTAGGTGGCTTGGGCCTCGTCGTAGGCTTCCCGCGCCGCTGCTTGTTCGGTATCGCGGATGAACCCGGACTTTGCCTTCCACAGCGCGTCGACGGAGTCGTGCAGCCATTGCGCGCTGCGCCGCGAGGCCCGGATCGGCAGCCCGGAGATCTCGACGAAGATCGGCTGGGTGTGCACGCTGCGCAGGATCCGCACGGCGATCCAGGACGAGCGCTCCAGGTCGAGGCCGAACTCGATCGCCTGCTCGTTGCCATCAGCAAGCAATTCCTGGGTCCCGGCCGGTACGCCGTTCACCAGCACCTCGACGAGCACCTTGCGGGACTGGCCGATGCGCGATCGCTCGAGGTGCCAGCCGACGGGCGCGGAGTACAGCGGCCGGCCAGCCGCTGGTGGAGCGGGTGGCTGTTCGGGTAGCCAGGCCGCGACCGTCGCTGTCACGCGGACTGGTCCCGGTTCGTCGACGGCGTGCTCACGAGCGGTGTCGCCGTCGACGGCGAAGTCGTAGATGTGGCTGCGGCCGTCGCCGAAGTACGAGGCGCCTTCCTTCAAGCCGCCGAGCCACGCCTCCAGAGCCTGCTCACCCTGCGGCGGCTCAGACAACTGGACGTAGGTGCGCCCGACTCCCGGGCCGTCGTCGTAGATGCAGGGGTAGTCGGTCTCGCCGAGCATCAGTGTGCGGTAGCCGACGTTGAGCAGGTGGTACCAGATGTTCAGCTCAGCGGCCGGTGAGAACTCGGCACCGCATTGGAAGTCGGCGGCACCGAGCGGGACGTCGACGATGATCTCGTTGGAGCCGATCGACTGGAAGCCCGGGACGATGTAGTTCGGCAGCTCATCGGTGCCGACCGAGAGGCCGAGACCGCAGTGTGCGTAGCCGACCATCGCGTTCTGCGCATGGCCCCAGCGCATGACCGGCAGGTTCCACGACGGCCAGTCCTCGATCAGCTGAGTGCCCGGATAGTCCTGGTCGGTGAGCCCGAGCAGGATGACGTGACCGGAGTGGCTGGATGGGAAGCCTGACACCTCGAGGTCGTACCGGAGCAGGCTCTGGCCATCCCGGTCAGTGTCCTGCGGGTCCCACGTCATGCCTTGGGCCTGCTGCATCGCCGGGTACTCCAGTTCGGCGCGCGGGCTGATCGACACACCGCTGAAGAACTGCTTCTGGTGGTAGTAGCACGGACCCCAGGTGAGCACGCTGCCCATCCAGAGCCCTTCACCGCGAACGTGCCGGATCATCGTCTCCGGCGTGACGCCCTCTGACGGCACGCTGTAGTGCGAGCAACCGCCGGCGTGAATGTGCGGATCACCCGAGTAGTAGCCGTGCGCCGCAGGATCGGCCCAGCGATCGAGCTCGATTGTGACCGCCTCGCTGTCGGCCGTCAGCTCGACATCGACGCGGACCTCCCGGTACTCCGGCCCGCGGCGGGCAGAGATCTCGTACTGACCCGCCGGCAGCGTGATGACCTCGCCGGTAGCCCGGTACACGTGTTCATGGAAGAACATGTCCGGAGCCAACCGCATCCCCTTCGACGGGTACGCCCGGCGCTGCGAGTCAAGGACGGTCAGCGCCGCCACGGTGCTGCTGCCGTCCGGCTCACGGACGTCGAAGCGGATCTCGCGGGCCGGCAGGCAGTCGAAGTCGAACTTCGCGGCGTACTGGCGGCTCTCGAATCCCATCCGCTTCCAGGCCTGCGCGGACGGCGGCCGCGTGAGGCTCTCCGTCGCCTCCTCCACCGCCAGGAAGAAGGACAGCTCGCCGGCGTGGTTGCCGCCGTCGCGCGCGTACAGGCTGATCACCTTGTACTCGACGTCCAGGCCGGACACGTCGGTCGGCCCGGCAAGCTTCACCTCCAGCCGGCTGCGCTCGATCCGCGGTACGACGGTCAACGTGTCGGCCAGCGTGATCCGCGCGGCGTGGCTGTGGTGATCGACCAGCCCGAGCACATGATTCGACGGCGCGAACAGGTCTCCCAACAAGCGATGCGGGTTCACCACCCGCACCAGGAAGCTGCGCCACCCATGCTGAACCAGCCGCGGCGGTGCGGCACCTGGCGTGGCTGCGATCAGCCCTTCCTCATCGATCTCCGCGTCGACCAGGACATACGGGCGCAGCAGCTCTTCGACCTTGGCTGCCCTGACGGCATCGGTCTGAGCGTCATCTAGCAGCTTGCCCAGCTGGTTCGTCAGGTCGTCGGGTAGTGGTTCACCGATGTCACGGAGTTTCTCAACGGCTCGAGTCGCGGACGCATGCAGTGGCTGGAACACAGGACCTCCTCGTCGCGGACCAACCTCGACCCTAGTTCGCCCGACCACATCTGGCTCTCGGTTTTTCCACAGCCCTAGAATCGGCGGCTCGGACTGGAGAAGGGTTGGACTGCGTGGGCGACGAGCTGGCCGGGGCCTTGGGGCAGTTGCGGGATCTGACCGGGCGAAGCCTGCGTGAGCTCGGGCGCGACATCAATGCCAGCAGTTCCTCGTTGTCTCGCTACTTCTCCGGTCAGGCCGTACCTCCGTGGCCGACCGTGGTGGCACTCTGCAAGGCGGCCGGGCGGGACCCGAGGCCGCTGCGGGAAGTGTGGGAGCGGGCCAAGGACGGGCCGACGCAACAGCCTGCGAGCGCGCCGATACGCAACGATCTGCCGCACGACATCACGGCCTTCACCGGACGTCAGGCGGAGCTGGACGTTCTGCTCGCAGCGGCCAGGGACGGATCCGTCGTCGCGATCGACGGCATGGGTGGCGTGGGCAAGTCTGCTGTGGCCGTGCACGCGGCGCATCTGCTGACGGCCCACTTCCCCGATGGGCAGCTCTACCTGGACTTGCATGGGTTCACCCCAGGTCGCGAGCGGGTCGACTCCGGGGAGGCGCTGCGGGTGTTGCTCACGGCTCTCGGCGTACAGCCCGGCAGGATCCCCGACGGTGGTGCCGAGCGGGCCGCGCTGTGGCGGTCGGAGCTGGCGACGCGGCGCGCGATCGTCCTGCTGGACAACGCGGCGGACGCTAATCAGGTCCGCGACCTGCTGCCGGGAGCCGGCCAGACCTTCGTCATCATCACCAGCCGCCGACGGATGGTGGAGCTGGATGGTGTCCAGCCGATCTCGTTGGACGTCCTGCCGGCCGAGGACGCGGCGCGGTTGTTCGTCGAGTCCGTCGGCGGCAGCCGCCTTGGTGATGTTGATGAGGTACTACGCCGCTGCGGGAACCTCCCGCTGGCCATCCGAGTGGCCGCCGCTCGGCTGCGGCACCGGCCCACCTGGACGGTCGACACCTTGGTGGAACGGCTGCGGGACGGCGAGTTGGCGGTGTCGGACGTGTTCGAGATGTCGCTACGGCAGCTCGACCCCGCGCAGCGGCGGATGTTCCGGCTCCTCGGACTGGTACCGGGCGAGGACATCGACGCGTACGCCACAGCCGCCCTGGCCGGGATCCCGCTGGCCAACGCCCGCTCGCTGCTGGAGGACCTGGTCGACGTTCACCTGGTCCAGGAGCCGGCGCCCGGCCGATACCGGATGCACGACCTGCTGCGGCAGACCGCTCGCGCCGACGATGCCGAAGCCGACCCGGTGCCGGCGATCGCCCGGCTTGCCGACTACTACTTGAGCGGCCTCGTCTCCGTCAAAGAGCTCTCCGGCGTCCTCATTCCACTGCCGGTGATCATCACGCAGCCGCCTCCCGCTCTCCCCGACCTGTCGACCTTCCATCAGGCCGTCGACTGGACGGACGCCGAGTGGGCCAACCTGATGGCGACGTTCACGCTCGCGGTGGAGCTGCGGATCGACGCGCCGGCGGTCGGGCTCGCCCAGCTCGCCACGATCACCCAGTCGCGTCGGGGTGGCATCGCCCGGCTCGGCCGAGCGCTCGTGGCCAGCATGCCCGCCGCCGAACGGCTCGGACAGCGTCGCCTGCTCGCCTCCCACCGGTACCTCCGGGGCGCGGTGTTGTTGCGAACCGGCCACCTTGCCGAGGCAGTACCGGAACTCGAAGCCGCCCGGACGCTGATGGCTGCGGAGGCCGACCTCATCGGTGAGGCGCTCGCGCTCCTGCAGCTGGCCGACATCCGCCTGTTCACCGGCGACGCCGCCGGTGCGGCCGAACTGTTGCGTGAGGCAACCGAGTTGCTCCCGGCGAGCGAGGCTGCCACGCGCGTCCAGGTGTGGGGCGGACTCGGCCAGGCGCTGGTGGAGCTCGGCAAGTATGAGGACGCGCGGGCAGTCGTCGCCGAGGTGCGCGACGTCCGGCGCGGGGCGGCAACAGCTGCCCCGGTCGATCAGCAGTCGGAGCGGGTCTGCCTCGAAGTACTGGGCCGGGCGGCACTCGGCCAAGGTGATGCCCAGACCGCGCTCGACCTCGCCGAGCAGGCGGTCGCACTCAACCAGGCGACCCGCCAGCAGGTCTTCGAGGCGGCCAGCCTCACGGACACCGCCATCGCCTTGCGGCACCTCGGTCGCGTCGAGGAGGCGTCGGCCCGGTACGCCGAAGCCGCGCGGATCCTCGAACGGGCTGGTGAGCCGCATCGACTGGCCCGCATCTGTCTGCCGTACGCGGAGGCATGCCTGCTGACCGGGGACGCGGAGACAGCGGCAGTGCATTTCGCGACAGTGCTCGAGCTCTCCACCACCCACGGCATCGACTACCTCATACCGATCTCCAAAGATGGGCTCGCCCGGGCGTTCTGAGACTGTCCCAGGTGCTCCGCGAGCTGTCCCGTCCCGTCCCGGGACAGCAGTCCGACAGCCGTCCGCTTCCGTAAACGCGCAGGTCAGTCCCCTGGCGGCGGACTGTCCCGTGTCCCGGCAAGGCCCAAGCCGATTGTGGGCAACCGCTGCCTTGGCGAGGCTTCTGCCATGCACACGACCTCTTCCCTCCTCGCAGAACTCGATGCGCTGCCCACCCGGTGGGAGGTGCAAGGAACGGTTCCCGCACCGGTCGCGGCGGTCGCCGAGCTACTCCTCGCCGTCGAGGCGGGCCGGGTCGGCGACCACAACCTGCTGGTACTGGCCAGGGCTTCGGCCGCACGGAAAGGCGCGATGACGGTAGTTGCCGGCGTCGACGCCTACAGCGTTGACCTCGCCGGGCCGATCGAGCCGGTCGAGATCGAGGTCGATGCAGTCCGGTCGACTCTCGCAGTACAGACCTGGTACGCCGGTACGCTCACCGCCACCGATTGCCCCGACGGCACCCTGGTGACCCATCGCGTGCACCGGGTGCTGCCCGACCACCCCGGCTTCGCGGCCGGGATCGCCGAGCTCGGCCTTCGAGCGCGGATGGAGCGCGATCTCGGTCAGGTACTGGCTGTGATCACCGACCGGCTCGGCTGCTGACCACCCCTGCTATCCCCTGCTTGCCCGTTCGAATCAAGGAGAACACCACGATGTCTACTACCACCGTCCAGCACCGCGGCTTCACCGAGGCCGGACTGCGCAAGCTGCGCGAGGTGCTCACCCGCCACGTCGACTCCGGGCGGATCCCCGGCCTGGTTGCGCTGGTCAGCCGGGGCGACGAGACCCACGTCGAGGCGATCGGGACGCTGCGTCACGACGGCGGCGGACCGATGCAGCGGGACACGATCTTCCGGATGGCGTCGACCTCCAAGCCGGTCGCGGTGTCGGCCGCGATGGTGCTGCTCGACGAGTGCCGCCTGCGGCTGGACGACACCGTCGACCAGTGGCTGCCCGAGCTTGCCGACCGCAAGGTGCTGAAGCGGCTCGACGGGCCGCTCGACGACGTCGTACCGGCCAAGCGGCCGATCACCGTCCGGGACGTGCTGACCTCCACCTTCGGTCTCGGGATGGACATGACC
This region includes:
- a CDS encoding CehA/McbA family metallohydrolase is translated as MFQPLHASATRAVEKLRDIGEPLPDDLTNQLGKLLDDAQTDAVRAAKVEELLRPYVLVDAEIDEEGLIAATPGAAPPRLVQHGWRSFLVRVVNPHRLLGDLFAPSNHVLGLVDHHSHAARITLADTLTVVPRIERSRLEVKLAGPTDVSGLDVEYKVISLYARDGGNHAGELSFFLAVEEATESLTRPPSAQAWKRMGFESRQYAAKFDFDCLPAREIRFDVREPDGSSTVAALTVLDSQRRAYPSKGMRLAPDMFFHEHVYRATGEVITLPAGQYEISARRGPEYREVRVDVELTADSEAVTIELDRWADPAAHGYYSGDPHIHAGGCSHYSVPSEGVTPETMIRHVRGEGLWMGSVLTWGPCYYHQKQFFSGVSISPRAELEYPAMQQAQGMTWDPQDTDRDGQSLLRYDLEVSGFPSSHSGHVILLGLTDQDYPGTQLIEDWPSWNLPVMRWGHAQNAMVGYAHCGLGLSVGTDELPNYIVPGFQSIGSNEIIVDVPLGAADFQCGAEFSPAAELNIWYHLLNVGYRTLMLGETDYPCIYDDGPGVGRTYVQLSEPPQGEQALEAWLGGLKEGASYFGDGRSHIYDFAVDGDTAREHAVDEPGPVRVTATVAAWLPEQPPAPPAAGRPLYSAPVGWHLERSRIGQSRKVLVEVLVNGVPAGTQELLADGNEQAIEFGLDLERSSWIAVRILRSVHTQPIFVEISGLPIRASRRSAQWLHDSVDALWKAKSGFIRDTEQAAAREAYDEAQATYLARLEECEVD
- a CDS encoding ATP-binding protein, which gives rise to MGDELAGALGQLRDLTGRSLRELGRDINASSSSLSRYFSGQAVPPWPTVVALCKAAGRDPRPLREVWERAKDGPTQQPASAPIRNDLPHDITAFTGRQAELDVLLAAARDGSVVAIDGMGGVGKSAVAVHAAHLLTAHFPDGQLYLDLHGFTPGRERVDSGEALRVLLTALGVQPGRIPDGGAERAALWRSELATRRAIVLLDNAADANQVRDLLPGAGQTFVIITSRRRMVELDGVQPISLDVLPAEDAARLFVESVGGSRLGDVDEVLRRCGNLPLAIRVAAARLRHRPTWTVDTLVERLRDGELAVSDVFEMSLRQLDPAQRRMFRLLGLVPGEDIDAYATAALAGIPLANARSLLEDLVDVHLVQEPAPGRYRMHDLLRQTARADDAEADPVPAIARLADYYLSGLVSVKELSGVLIPLPVIITQPPPALPDLSTFHQAVDWTDAEWANLMATFTLAVELRIDAPAVGLAQLATITQSRRGGIARLGRALVASMPAAERLGQRRLLASHRYLRGAVLLRTGHLAEAVPELEAARTLMAAEADLIGEALALLQLADIRLFTGDAAGAAELLREATELLPASEAATRVQVWGGLGQALVELGKYEDARAVVAEVRDVRRGAATAAPVDQQSERVCLEVLGRAALGQGDAQTALDLAEQAVALNQATRQQVFEAASLTDTAIALRHLGRVEEASARYAEAARILERAGEPHRLARICLPYAEACLLTGDAETAAVHFATVLELSTTHGIDYLIPISKDGLARAF